In one window of Primulina tabacum isolate GXHZ01 chromosome 8, ASM2559414v2, whole genome shotgun sequence DNA:
- the LOC142553107 gene encoding UDP-glucuronate 4-epimerase 3-like, translating to MSQMKHIDSGPSTPGKFKMDKSPYNRVRLHSSLAKLAFWSFVFLGLIFLFFYRSPSSSSPVPSDLSRRSLRSSYGDPNFEKRVRASAKIRSRNGISVLVTGAAGFVGTHVSSALKRRGDGVLGLDNFNDYYDTSLKRARQALLDRTGVYIVEGDINDAALLKKLFDIVPFTHVMHLAAQAGVRYAMENPSSYVHSNIAGLVSLLEVCKNANPQPAIVWASSSSVYGLNTKVPFSERDKTDQPASLYAATKKAGEEIAHTYNHIYGLSLTGLRFFTVYGPWGRPDMAYFFFTRDILKGKSIPIFEAANHGTVARDFTYIDDIVKGCLGALDTAEKSTGSGGKKKGPAQLRVYNLGNTSPVPVSDLVSILERLLKVKAKRLVMKLPRNGDVQFTHANISLAQKELGYKPSTDLQTGLKKFVRWYLSYYANGKKSTL from the coding sequence ATGTCACAGATGAAGCACATTGACAGCGGCCCTTCAACCCCAGGAAAGTTCAAGATGGATAAGTCTCCGTACAATAGGGTGAGGCTGCATTCTTCTCTGGCCAAGCTCGCTTTTTGGTCATTTGTTTTCCTAGGCTTGATCTTTTTGTTCTTCTATAGATCACCCTCTTCCTCATCCCCTGTTCCTTCAGATCTCTCTAGAAGGTCCCTTAGAAGCTCTTATGGTGACCCTAACTTTGAAAAGAGGGTCAGGGCCTCTGCTAAAATCAGGTCTAGAAATGGGATTTCGGTTTTGGTTACAGGGGCTGCTGGTTTTGTGGGCACTCATGTCTCCTCCGCCCTCAAACGGCGGGGGGACGGTGTCTTGGGGCTGGataatttcaatgattattatgATACCTCCCTGAAGAGGGCTAGACAAGCACTTTTAGACAGAACCGGGGTGTACATTGTGGAGGGTGATATCAATGATGCTGCCCTATTAAAGAAGCTTTTTGATATTGTGCCCTTTACTCATGTTATGCATCTGGCTGCGCAGGCCGGTGTTCGCTATGCAATGGAGAATCCTAGCTCCTACGTACATAGCAACATTGCCGGCCTAGTTAGTTTGCTCGAGGTTTGCAAGAATGCGAATCCGCAGCCAGCGATCGTGTGGGCATCGAGTAGTTCTGTGTATGGATTGAATACTAAGGTTCCTTTTTCCGAGAGGGACAAGACTGATCAGCCTGCGAGCCTGTATGCCGCAACTAAGAAAGCCGGTGAAGAGATTGCGCATACTTATAATCATATATACGGGCTTTCGCTTACTGGATTGAGATTCTTCACTGTTTATGGACCATGGGGTAGGCCGGACATGGCATACTTCTTTTTTACTAGGGATATTTTGAAGGGGAAGTCGATCCCAATCTTTGAGGCTGCAAATCATGGAACGGTGGCGAGGGATTTTACCTACATTGATGATATTGTCAAGGGTTGTCTGGGTGCATTGGATACGGCAGAGAAAAGTACCGGCAGTGGTGGCAAGAAGAAGGGGCCGGCTCAACTGCGGGTGTACAATTTGGGAAACACATCCCCTGTACCAGTTTCAGATCTTGTGAGTATTTTGGAGAGGTTACTCAAGGTGAAGGCAAAGAGGTTGGTTATGAAGTTGCCAAGGAATGGTGATGTACAATTTACGCATGCCAACATAAGCTTAGCTCAGAAAGAGCTTGGTTATAAACCCTCGACTGATCTACAGACTGGGTTAAAGAAATTCGTTCGATGGTACCTCAGTTACTATGCTAACGGGAAGAAGAGCACTCTATAA
- the LOC142553108 gene encoding 3-phosphoshikimate 1-carboxyvinyltransferase 2, protein MAHVSNMAHKLPPRFSTINARPSAATSNPLFFGAKNLKRPSNYSWAVDKKSVFTVQEKISVKVVASVATAEKQSTLPEIVLEPIKEISGTVKLPGSKSLSNRILLLAALSEGTTVVDNLLNSDDIHYMLGALRTLGLNVEEDKANQRAVVEGCGGLFPVSKDAKEEIRLFLGNAGTAMRPLVAAVTAAGGNARYVLDGVPRMRERPIGDLVTGLKQLGAEVDCFLGTNCPPVRVVGKGGLPGGKVKLSGSISSQYLTALLMAAPLALGDVEIEIMDKLISVPYVEMTIKLMERYGVSVEHSDEWDRFLVRGGQKYKSPGKSYVEGDASSASYFLAGAAVSGGTVTVEGCGTSSLQGDVKFAEVLEKMGAEVTWTENSVTVKGPPHDSSGRKHLRAIDINMNKMPDVAMTLAVVALFADGPTAIRDVASWRVKETERMIAICTELRKLGATVVEGPDYCVITPPEKLNIAAIDTYDDHRMAMAFSLAACADVPVTIRDPGCTRKTFPNYFDVLATFSQH, encoded by the exons ATGGCGCACGTTAGCAACATGGCGCACAAACTTCCCCCAAGATTCTCCACCATTAATGCCAGACCTTCTGCTGCAACTTCGAATCCCTTGTTTTTTGGCGCAAAGAATCTGAAACGCCCGTCAAATTATTCATGGGCTGTGGATAAAAAATCAGTCTTTACAGTTCAAGAGAAGATTTCTGTAAAGGTTGTGGCTTCTGTTGCAACGGCGGAGAAGCAGTCAACGCTGCCGGAAATTGTGTTGGAACCGATCAAAGAAATATCCGGTACCGTTAAGTTACCGGGATCCAAATCCCTCTCTAACCGTATATTACTTCTTGCTGCCCTCTCTGAG GGAACAACTGTTGTGGACAACTTACTAAATAGTGATGACATCCATTATATGCTTGGTGCCTTGAGAACACTTGGACTGAATGTGGAAGAAGATAAAGCAAATCAGCGAGCGGTTGTGGAAGGATGTGGTGGTCTATTTCCAGTGTCGAAAGATGCCAAAGAGGAAATTCGACTTTTCCTAGGAAATGCAGGAACAGCTATGCGCCCTTTGGTTGCTGCAGTTACTGCTGCTGGTGGAAACGCAAG ATATGTCCTTGATGGAGTTCCTCGCATGAGAGAGAGACCAATTGGTGATTTGGTGACTGGACTTAAACAGCTTGGTGCAGAGGTTGATTGCTTCCTGGGGACGAACTGTCCCCCAGTTCGTGTTGTTGGGAAGGGAGGTCTTCCAGGTGGAAAG GTGAAACTCTCTGGATCCATTAGTAGCCAATACTTGACTGCTCTTCTCATGGCAGCTCCACTGGCTCTCGGCGATGTGGAAATTGAGATAATGGACAAACTAATTTCGGTTCCGTACGTGGAGATGACCATTAAGTTAATGGAAAGGTATGGTGTCTCTGTTGAGCACAGTGATGAGTGGGACAGATTCTTGGTTCGTGGAGGTCAAAAGTACAA GTCTCCTGGAAAATCTTATGTCGAAGGCGATGCCTCAAGTGCCAGTTACTTCTTGGCCGGTGCTGCTGTTAGTGGTGGAACTGTTACCGTTGAAGGTTGTGGGACAAGTAGTTTACAG GGTGACGTCAAATTTGCCGAGGTTCTTGAAAAAATGGGTGCAGAAGTCACGTGGACCGAGAATAGTGTCACTGTTAAAGGCCCTCCACATGATTCATCTGGAAGGAAACATTTACGTGCCATTGATATCAACATGAATAAAATGCCAGATGTCGCCATGACTCTTGCTGTTGTAGCACTCTTCGCTGATGGGCCGACTGCTATAAGAGATG TTGCTAGCTGGAGGGTGAAAGAAACTGAGCGAATGATAGCCATATGCACAGAACTTAGAAAG TTGGGAGCAACAGTTGTAGAAGGCCCAGATTACTGTGTGATTACTCCACCGGAGAAACTAAATATAGCCGCCATCGATACTTACGACGACCATAGGATGGCCATGGCCTTTTCACTCGCCGCTTGTGCTGATGTTCCGGTCACAATAAGAGATCCTGGTTGCACTCGCAAAACATTCCCCAATTATTTCGACGTTCTTGCTACTTTCTCACAGCACTGA
- the LOC142553109 gene encoding protein GRAVITROPIC IN THE LIGHT 1-like: MQHTGAKDTQLRESSNQKVHPQPMEEATNQNPEAMENLVSKMFTNISSLKSAYIQLQSAHTPYDPDKIQAADKLVISELKNLSELKHFYREHNPKPVCVSPQDSRLAAEIQEQQSLLRTYEVMVKKFQSEIQNKDSEILQLQQLIEEANQKRVKLEKNLKLRGLSTKESEGGGDENRYSSLELSPDLFKSAVEAASRAIHDFSKPLINMMKAAGWDLDAAANSIEPDIVYAKRAHKKYAFESHICQRMFIDFQDTSYSIKPENPPEVPNESLFQQYLTLREMDPLDAVCQTPDSAFGKFCQNKYLILIHPKMEASFFGNLDQWNFIMGGGHPRTAFYQAFLKLAKSIWLLHMLAHSFDHPAKIFQVKRDNEFSEDYMESVVKKYIIEDGDKKPKVGLMVTPGFWIGGSVIQSQVYLTGIKVTE; encoded by the coding sequence ATGCAACACACTGGTGCGAAAGATACCCAACTTCGTGAAAGCAGCAACCAAAAGGTTCATCCCCAACCAATGGAAGAGGCCACAAATCAAAATCCTGAAGCTATGGAAAACCTAGTATCTAAGATGTTTACAAACATATCCTCTCTGAAGTCAGCTTACATTCAACTTCAATCTGCTCATACTCCTTATGACCCTGACAAAATTCAAGCTGCCGATAAACTCGTAATATCAGAGTTGAAAAATTTATCCGAACTCAAGCACTTCTATAGAGAGCACAACCCCAAACCAGTCTGTGTTTCCCCCCAAGACTCCCGGCTAGCTGCTGAGATTCAAGAACAGCAGAGCTTGTTGAGAACATATGAGGTCATGGTGAAAAAgtttcagtctgagattcagaatAAAGATTCTGAGATCCTTCAATTACAGCAGCTTATTGAAGAGGCTAATCAGAAGCGTGTAAAACTTGAGAAGAACTTGAAGCTCAGAGGCTTGTCAACCAAAGAATCTGAAGGGGGTGGTGATGAAAATAGATATTCCTCATTGGAGTTGTCACCGGATCTTTTCAAGTCAGCTGTGGAAGCTGCTTCTAGGGCCATTCATGACTTTTCCAAGCCGTTGATTAACATGATGAAAGCAGCTGGATGGGATCTTGATGCGGCAGCAAACTCCATAGAGCCAGATATTGTTTATGCAAAGCGAGCTCACAAGAAATATGCCTTTGAATCTCACATTTGTCAAAGAATGTTCATTGATTTCCAAGACACAAGCTATTCCATAAAACCAGAAAACCCACCAGAGGTCCCAAATGAAAGTTTGTTCCAGCAGTATCTTACCTTGAGGGAAATGGATCCTCTAGATGCCGTTTGCCAGACTCCAGATTCAGcttttggaaaattttgtcAGAACAAATACCTCATACTGATCCATCCGAAAATGGAAGCTTCATTTTTTGGAAACCTAGACCAATGGAATTTCATCATGGGCGGTGGGCATCCTAGGACTGCCTTTTACCAGGCTTTTCTGAAACTTGCCAAGTCAATCTGGCTTTTGCACATGTTGGCACATTCTTTTGATCATCCCGCCAAAATATTTCAAGTGAAGCGCGATAACGAGTTTTCAGAAGATTATATGGAAAGCGTAGTAAAAAAATACATTATAGAAGACGGTGATAAAAAACCTAAAGTCGGTTTGATGGTTACACCGGGCTTTTGGATTGGTGGTAGCGTGATCCAGTCCCAAGTCTACCTTACAGGTATAAAGGTGACTGAATGA
- the LOC142553110 gene encoding methionine aminopeptidase 1A: MAGGSDAVETTTLSCAKCGKPSHLQCPKCVELKLPREGAAFCSQDCFKESWSSHKSVHVKEKLSSPGLENPSEQNSGLSNDVWLYCLRKGQARSPKIPHFDWTGSLRPYPISKRRLVPAHIDQPDWAIDGTPKSEPNSDLQHHVEIKTPDQIEKMRETCRIGREVLDAAARIIRPGITTDEIDAVVHEATIAAGGYPSPLNYHFFPKSCCTSVNEVICHGIPDARKLEDGDIVNVDVTVYYKGVHGDLNETFFVGNVDEASQRLVQCTYECLEKAIAIVKPGVRFREIGEIINRHASMSGFSVVKSYCGHGIGELFHCAPNIPHYARNKAVGVMKAGQTFTIEPMINSGVWRDRMWPDGWTSATADGKRSAQFEHTLLVTDTGVEVLTARLPSSPNVFPWLNP; this comes from the exons ATGGCGGGTGGATCGGATGCGGTGGAGACGACAACCTTATCATGTGCTAAATGCGGCAAGCCTTCTCATCTGCA GTGCCCAAAGTGCGTTGAACTAAAGCTCCCTCGTGAAGGTGCTGCTTTCTG TTCTCAAGATTGTTTCAAGGAATCTTGGAGTTCTCATAAATCTGTTCATGTGAAAGAAAAGTTGTCTTCCCCGGGACTTGAAAATCCCAGCGAACAAAATTCAGGCTTGTCTAATGATGTTTGGCTCTATTGCTTGAGGAAAGGGCAAGCTCGTTCACCAAAGATTCCACATTTTGACTGGACTGG ATCGTTAAGACCGTATCCAATATCAAAAAGGCGTCTCGTACCTGCTCACATAGACCAACCTGACTGGGCAATTGAT GGAACACCAAAAAGTGAACCTAACAGTGATCTGCAGCATCATGTTGAG ATCAAGACTCCTGATCAAATTGAGAAAATGCGGGAAACCTGCCGA ATAGGAAGGGAAGTTTTGGATGCTGCTGCTCGAATCATTCGACCTGGAATTACAACTGATGAAATTGATGCAGTGGTTCATGAAGCGACAATTGCTGCTG GAGGATACCCATCTCCATTAAATTACCATTTCTTCCCCAAGTCTTGCTGCAC ATCTGTTAATGAAGTTATCTGTCATGGGATTCCAGACGCAAG GAAATTAGAAGATGGTGATATTGTAAATGTTGATGTAACTGTGTACTATAAAGGGGTACATG gTGACTTGAATGAGACATTCTTTGTGGGTAATGTTGATGAAGCATCTCAACGGCTGGTCCAATGTACATATGAATGCTTGGAGAAGGCAATAGCAATTG TTAAACCTGGTGTACGATTTCGTGAAATTGGGGAGATTATTAACAGGCATGCTTCTATGTCAGGATTCTCTGTG GTGAAATCATATTGCGGCCATGGTATTGGTGAGCTCTTCCACTGCGCGCCGAATATACCTCATTATGCAA GAAATAAAGCAGTTGGAGTAATGAAGGCTGGCCAGACCTTTACCATTGAACCAATGATTAATTCAG GCGTTTGGCGTGATCGAATGTGGCCTGATGGATGGACTTCTGCAACTGCTGATGGCAAACGTAGTGCTCAGTTTGAGCACACTCTTCTG GTAACAGATACAGGAGTCGAAGTTCTGACAGCACGTCTCCCCTCGTCCCCCAACGTGTTTCCCTGGCTAAATCCATAG
- the LOC142553112 gene encoding auxin-responsive protein SAUR36-like — protein sequence MSRRRGFLIKHRLTTLFRQFFRRKRAPETYLRLNPIETEASKVVSRLINWTQHLRTKALAIVSRNDHHAGGGYIRVGGDPVLEKPVQVPKGHIAVYVGQQDGDSQRMSVPVVFINHPLFVDLLKESEREYGFDHPGGITIPCRISEFESVQTQIKAVQYTRKLQVRKRSKRSLIG from the coding sequence ATGAGCAGGAGACGTGGTTTCTTGATCAAACACCGTCTGACGACGCTTTTCCGGCAGTTCTTTAGGCGAAAGCGCGCCCCAGAAACGTACCTCCGGCTAAACCCGATTGAAACTGAAGCATCCAAAGTCGTTTCAAGACTCATTAACTGGACACAGCACCTCAGAACAAAAGCGCTGGCAATAGTATCAAGAAATGATCATCATGCGGGTGGGGGATACATCCGGGTCGGTGGAGACCCGGTTCTGGAGAAACCCGTGCAGGTTCCTAAAGGGCATATTGCGGTTTACGTGGGTCAACAAGATGGGGATTCTCAGAGGATGTCGGTGCCCGTAGTGTTTATTAATCACCCTTTGTTTGTGGATTTGCTTAAAGAGTCCGAAAGGGAATACGGGTTTGATCATCCGGGTGGGATAACCATACCTTGTCGGATCTCGGAGTTCGAGAGTGTCCAGACCCAGATCAAGGCGGTTCAATATACCCGGAAATTGCAGGTGCGCAAGAGATCCAAAAGGAGCTTAATCGGTtaa
- the LOC142553113 gene encoding vesicle-associated protein 1-3-like isoform X2: protein MSMGDFINIQPSELKFPVESRKQSSCSMQLANKTDQFIAFKVKTTNPKKYSVRPNAGIVLPNSVCHVTVTMQAQKDAPPDMQCRDKFLVQSAVAPIGSTNKDVTQEMFNREDGKVVNEFKLRVIYIPANPPSPVPEGDEEGNSPRSSSAEEEIRKSALSEAVARSLKQSMGNSLSSEAWAAVSKLNEEKASAIQQNKKLQEELELLRKQTRHGQGARVSTIVVLFCLLLGILLGYFIKK from the exons ATGAGTATGGGGGATTTTATCAATATTCAACCTTCAGAACTGAAGTTCCCAG TTGAATCGAGGAAGCAGAGCTCATGTTCTATGCAGTTGGCCAATAAGACCGATCAGTTTATTGCATTTAAG GTCAAAACAACCAATCCCAAAAAGTACTCGGTTCGCCCGAATGCTGGTATAGTTTTGCCCAATTCTGTGTGCCATGTCACAG TTACTATGCAAGCGCAAAAAGATGCGCCCCCAGATATGCAATGTCGGGATAAGTTTCTTGTGCAAAGTGCTGTTGCTCCTATTGGTTCAACGAACAAGGATGTCACTCAAGAAATG TTCAACAGGGAGGATGGTAAGGTCGTTAATGAGTTTAAATTGAGGGTTATTTATATCCCTGCAAACCCCCCCTCCCCAGTACCCGAAGGAGACGAAGAGGGAAATTCTCCAAGATCATCTTCTGCCGAAGAGGAGATTAGAAAGTCAGCATTGTCTGAGGCT GTTGCAAGATCGTTGAAACAATCAATGGGAAATTCATTATCTTCCGAG GCATGGGCTGCTGTCTCCAAATTGAATGAGGAGAAAGCTTCAGCTATTCAACAAAATAAGAAGCTCCAAGAGGAATTG GAATTGTTGAGAAAACAGACCAGACATGGCCAAGGTGCTCGTGTCTCAACCATTGTAGTGCTGTTCTGTCTCTTGCTTGGTATTTTGTTGGGATACTTCATCAAGAAATAA
- the LOC142553113 gene encoding vesicle-associated protein 1-3-like isoform X3 — protein sequence MSMGDFINIQPSELKFPVESRKQSSCSMQLANKTDQFIAFKVKTTNPKKYSVRPNAGIVLPNSVCHVTVTMQAQKDAPPDMQCRDKFLVQSAVAPIGSTNKDVTQEMFNREDGKVVNEFKLRVIYIPANPPSPVPEGDEEGNSPRSSSAEEEIRKSALSEAAWAAVSKLNEEKASAIQQNKKLQEELELLRKQTRHGQGARVSTIVVLFCLLLGILLGYFIKK from the exons ATGAGTATGGGGGATTTTATCAATATTCAACCTTCAGAACTGAAGTTCCCAG TTGAATCGAGGAAGCAGAGCTCATGTTCTATGCAGTTGGCCAATAAGACCGATCAGTTTATTGCATTTAAG GTCAAAACAACCAATCCCAAAAAGTACTCGGTTCGCCCGAATGCTGGTATAGTTTTGCCCAATTCTGTGTGCCATGTCACAG TTACTATGCAAGCGCAAAAAGATGCGCCCCCAGATATGCAATGTCGGGATAAGTTTCTTGTGCAAAGTGCTGTTGCTCCTATTGGTTCAACGAACAAGGATGTCACTCAAGAAATG TTCAACAGGGAGGATGGTAAGGTCGTTAATGAGTTTAAATTGAGGGTTATTTATATCCCTGCAAACCCCCCCTCCCCAGTACCCGAAGGAGACGAAGAGGGAAATTCTCCAAGATCATCTTCTGCCGAAGAGGAGATTAGAAAGTCAGCATTGTCTGAGGCT GCATGGGCTGCTGTCTCCAAATTGAATGAGGAGAAAGCTTCAGCTATTCAACAAAATAAGAAGCTCCAAGAGGAATTG GAATTGTTGAGAAAACAGACCAGACATGGCCAAGGTGCTCGTGTCTCAACCATTGTAGTGCTGTTCTGTCTCTTGCTTGGTATTTTGTTGGGATACTTCATCAAGAAATAA
- the LOC142553113 gene encoding vesicle-associated protein 1-3-like isoform X1, with amino-acid sequence MSMGDFINIQPSELKFPVESRKQSSCSMQLANKTDQFIAFKVKTTNPKKYSVRPNAGIVLPNSVCHVTGENHLIFLKLLLVLTFYLFEFCKSCVFQNLCACFFCPLVTMQAQKDAPPDMQCRDKFLVQSAVAPIGSTNKDVTQEMFNREDGKVVNEFKLRVIYIPANPPSPVPEGDEEGNSPRSSSAEEEIRKSALSEAAWAAVSKLNEEKASAIQQNKKLQEELELLRKQTRHGQGARVSTIVVLFCLLLGILLGYFIKK; translated from the exons ATGAGTATGGGGGATTTTATCAATATTCAACCTTCAGAACTGAAGTTCCCAG TTGAATCGAGGAAGCAGAGCTCATGTTCTATGCAGTTGGCCAATAAGACCGATCAGTTTATTGCATTTAAG GTCAAAACAACCAATCCCAAAAAGTACTCGGTTCGCCCGAATGCTGGTATAGTTTTGCCCAATTCTGTGTGCCATGTCACAGGTGAAAACCATTTGATCTTTCTGAAGTTATTGTTGGTCCTTACGTTTtatctttttgaattttgtaagtCTTGTGTATTTCAAAATCTTTGTGCTTGTTTCTTTTGTCCGTTAGTTACTATGCAAGCGCAAAAAGATGCGCCCCCAGATATGCAATGTCGGGATAAGTTTCTTGTGCAAAGTGCTGTTGCTCCTATTGGTTCAACGAACAAGGATGTCACTCAAGAAATG TTCAACAGGGAGGATGGTAAGGTCGTTAATGAGTTTAAATTGAGGGTTATTTATATCCCTGCAAACCCCCCCTCCCCAGTACCCGAAGGAGACGAAGAGGGAAATTCTCCAAGATCATCTTCTGCCGAAGAGGAGATTAGAAAGTCAGCATTGTCTGAGGCT GCATGGGCTGCTGTCTCCAAATTGAATGAGGAGAAAGCTTCAGCTATTCAACAAAATAAGAAGCTCCAAGAGGAATTG GAATTGTTGAGAAAACAGACCAGACATGGCCAAGGTGCTCGTGTCTCAACCATTGTAGTGCTGTTCTGTCTCTTGCTTGGTATTTTGTTGGGATACTTCATCAAGAAATAA
- the LOC142553114 gene encoding putative lipid-binding protein At4g00165, with translation MAFSNPSIYILMILNIVFFSCVSSDHVPCPPKTPIPSTPTKATKCPRDTLKFGVCGDWLGLVHEVIGTKPSLECCAVVEGLADVEAALCLCIAIKANVLGLVKVKIPLALSLVVNSCGKKVPQGFVCP, from the coding sequence ATGGCATTTTCAAATCCATCAATATATATTCTCATGATACTTAACATCGTCTTCTTCTCTTGTGTTTCATCCGACCACGTGCCATGCCCACCAAAAACCCCTATTCCATCGACCCCAACCAAGGCCACTAAGTGCCCCAGAGACACCCTTAAGTTCGGCGTTTGTGGAGACTGGCTAGGGCTCGTGCACGAGGTTATTGGAACGAAGCCTAGCCTGGAATGTTGTGCAGTAGTCGAGGGTTTGGCAGATGTTGAAGCTGCATTGTGTTTGTGTATCGCTATTAAGGCCAATGTACTTGGACTTGTCAAGGTTAAAATACCATTAGCATTAAGTTTGGTGGTCAACTCATGTGGCAAGAAGGTTCCACAAGGGTTCGTTTGTCCATAA